Proteins from a genomic interval of Bradyrhizobium sp. CCGB01:
- a CDS encoding acetamidase/formamidase family protein, whose amino-acid sequence MSFRPFTSESYAQDDRPEAWRDVLAAVGLQPAGGHSFFDGHATASHRHAAGVALTRMAAGAQTVGPRAHGNEDLPIALMPVEDGMVLKSAGGHRIVPVGHLVLLPRSGDWSIVFQRDMRAIVLSVTSEALHGRLSGKPRLGEPRVVSPSGFADVFARLLDATARTLDSLSDAEWNSIAQSLVDLLLTLAHQLAASASDAGSSATQAALLHRICQTIERRLDDPDLVPARVAQAEGISERYLQKLFETVGDNFTHYVRERRLQRAWADLSNPTEAHRSISEIAYAYGFGDSAHFSRAFRHRFGLPPREFRQQEAERATAQHGIAGQRGWPQEALAQLRAYQTGTETRGAVMRADAEGPATAERRHHHLPVEASRVHWGYFSRSLPPQIEIASGDTITIETLTQHASDAPDLMIAGDAGAESVFGWSRDKKNVDRRGAGPMDASVFGRGAGEGFGVHICTGPVAVKDAQPGDVLEVRILDIVPRASRHPNHAGRVFGSSVAAWWGYHYNEFLGGPKPREIVTIYEIFDDPEEPHARALYSYRWEPQTDPFGVVHSTYDYPGVPVAPATIKRRHAVLDGVRIPLRPHFGVIAVAPREVDFVDSVPPSYFGGNLDNWRLGKGSTVYLPVSVPGALLSVGDSHATQGDGELSGTAIECSMTGTFEVILHKKADLAGRPFADLSYPLIETETDWVLTGFSHPNYLAEFGAQGQSEVYAKSSLDLAMKDAFRKMRRFLMNVRGLSEDEAIALMSAAVDFGVTQVVDGNWGVHAILSKRLFQDAP is encoded by the coding sequence ATGAGCTTCCGTCCCTTCACGAGCGAGTCCTACGCGCAAGACGACCGCCCCGAAGCCTGGCGGGACGTGCTGGCTGCGGTCGGCTTGCAGCCGGCTGGCGGCCACAGCTTCTTCGACGGTCACGCGACGGCATCGCATCGCCACGCCGCGGGCGTTGCGCTGACGCGCATGGCCGCAGGCGCGCAAACCGTTGGCCCTCGTGCGCACGGGAATGAAGACCTTCCAATCGCGCTGATGCCGGTAGAGGACGGCATGGTGCTCAAGAGCGCCGGCGGCCATCGCATCGTTCCTGTCGGCCATCTCGTGCTGCTGCCGCGTAGCGGCGACTGGAGCATCGTGTTCCAGCGCGACATGCGCGCAATCGTGCTGTCAGTCACCTCGGAAGCGCTGCACGGACGCCTCTCGGGCAAGCCGCGCCTCGGTGAGCCCCGCGTCGTTTCGCCGAGTGGTTTTGCCGACGTGTTCGCGCGCCTGCTCGATGCGACCGCGCGCACGCTGGACAGCTTGAGCGACGCCGAATGGAATTCGATCGCGCAGTCGCTGGTTGATCTGCTCCTGACGCTTGCACATCAACTGGCAGCTTCGGCTTCCGATGCCGGATCGAGCGCGACGCAGGCCGCGCTGCTGCACCGGATCTGCCAGACCATCGAGCGCCGCCTCGACGATCCCGATCTGGTGCCGGCGCGCGTCGCGCAGGCTGAGGGGATCTCCGAGCGCTACTTGCAAAAGCTGTTCGAGACGGTCGGCGACAACTTTACTCACTACGTTCGCGAGCGGCGGCTTCAGCGCGCCTGGGCCGATTTGTCCAATCCGACCGAGGCGCATCGCTCGATCTCCGAAATCGCCTATGCCTACGGCTTTGGCGATTCCGCACATTTCAGCCGTGCCTTCCGCCATCGCTTCGGCTTGCCGCCGCGCGAGTTTCGCCAGCAGGAGGCAGAGCGGGCGACCGCACAGCACGGCATTGCCGGCCAGCGCGGCTGGCCTCAGGAGGCGCTGGCACAGCTTCGTGCGTACCAGACGGGTACGGAAACACGCGGCGCCGTCATGCGCGCCGACGCAGAAGGACCGGCAACAGCAGAACGCAGGCACCATCACCTCCCGGTCGAGGCCAGCCGCGTGCATTGGGGCTATTTCAGCCGCTCATTGCCGCCGCAGATCGAGATCGCCTCGGGCGACACCATCACCATCGAAACGCTGACACAGCACGCCTCCGACGCTCCGGACTTGATGATCGCTGGCGATGCCGGCGCGGAAAGCGTGTTCGGCTGGAGCAGGGACAAGAAGAACGTTGATCGCCGTGGCGCAGGGCCAATGGATGCCAGCGTGTTCGGCCGTGGTGCAGGCGAGGGGTTTGGCGTTCACATCTGCACGGGACCCGTGGCGGTGAAGGATGCCCAGCCCGGGGACGTGCTGGAGGTCCGCATCCTCGACATCGTGCCGCGGGCGAGCCGGCATCCGAACCACGCGGGCCGCGTCTTCGGCTCGTCGGTCGCAGCTTGGTGGGGTTATCACTACAACGAGTTTCTCGGCGGTCCGAAGCCGCGCGAGATCGTCACGATCTACGAGATTTTTGACGACCCCGAAGAGCCGCACGCCCGTGCGCTGTATTCCTATCGCTGGGAGCCGCAGACCGATCCATTCGGCGTCGTGCACAGCACTTACGACTATCCAGGTGTCCCGGTCGCACCGGCCACGATCAAGCGCCGGCATGCCGTGCTCGACGGCGTCCGTATTCCGCTGCGGCCGCATTTCGGCGTCATCGCGGTCGCGCCGCGCGAGGTCGATTTCGTCGACTCCGTGCCGCCATCCTATTTCGGCGGTAATCTCGACAATTGGCGGCTGGGGAAGGGGTCCACCGTCTATCTTCCGGTCTCGGTGCCTGGCGCGCTGCTGTCGGTCGGCGACTCCCACGCAACGCAGGGCGACGGCGAACTCAGCGGCACCGCGATCGAATGCTCGATGACCGGCACGTTCGAAGTCATCCTGCACAAGAAGGCCGATCTCGCCGGCCGGCCGTTTGCCGATCTATCCTATCCCCTGATCGAGACCGAGACCGACTGGGTGCTGACCGGCTTCAGCCACCCCAACTACCTCGCCGAGTTCGGCGCGCAAGGCCAGAGCGAGGTCTACGCAAAATCATCGCTCGACCTCGCCATGAAGGATGCGTTCCGCAAGATGCGGCGCTTCCTGATGAACGTGAGGGGCCTCAGCGAGGACGAGGCCATCGCGCTGATGTCGGCCGCGGTCGATTTCGGCGTCACTCAGGTCGTCGACGGCAATTGGGGGGTGCACGCCATCCTCAGCAAGCGCCTGTTTCAGGACGCGCCTTAA
- a CDS encoding PspA/IM30 family protein, whose translation MLSMSPSPRNAPSALRYRLAPDPAAKAALEATFQAYDRMMEILDEVARSHNVGSNVVLLHAHAYDPIRKQTALPSRLVTLGLRDRADYRAAQGRRLPLDDKLAKIKGPATISIATVQGRFSVSFDYAGYAEGWGQSAPAHLIRTDDGFEVHYGVTPNSLPEEENAMDTIAAAPDNFLSRVGRLIAGIAYDAIEQAEGKNKLKVVGQAIREIERAESEARDALAAARAEEYRLNARRTEIEREMTDLAPKIEGAIADNRDDLARAGIARQMDLEAQFEVLSRAIDENNEKIEQCVTSLRAVLSALQDAEQRRADLEKSEAQASHQAATSPRKSGGSSAAAKALRAGRAVARATGVPPGIPYSSDIDELSTLHRDREIAARLARLKSRS comes from the coding sequence GTGCTTTCCATGAGCCCGTCGCCCCGAAACGCGCCATCTGCGCTGCGTTACAGGCTTGCCCCTGACCCGGCCGCCAAGGCCGCGCTGGAGGCGACGTTCCAGGCCTATGACCGCATGATGGAGATCCTGGACGAGGTCGCACGGAGCCATAACGTCGGTTCCAACGTCGTCCTGCTCCATGCCCATGCCTATGACCCAATCCGCAAACAGACCGCGCTGCCGTCGCGGCTGGTGACGCTGGGCCTGCGCGACCGCGCCGATTATCGCGCCGCGCAAGGCCGCCGCCTGCCGCTCGACGACAAGCTCGCCAAGATCAAGGGCCCCGCCACCATTTCGATTGCGACGGTGCAGGGGCGCTTCAGCGTGTCCTTCGACTACGCCGGCTATGCCGAGGGCTGGGGGCAGAGCGCGCCCGCGCACCTCATCCGCACCGACGACGGCTTCGAAGTTCACTACGGCGTCACGCCGAACAGTCTGCCAGAGGAGGAGAACGCTATGGATACCATCGCTGCCGCCCCCGACAATTTCCTGTCACGGGTCGGGCGCCTGATCGCCGGGATTGCCTATGACGCGATCGAGCAGGCGGAAGGCAAGAACAAGCTCAAAGTGGTCGGCCAAGCCATCCGCGAGATCGAACGCGCGGAAAGCGAAGCGCGCGACGCGCTCGCGGCCGCACGTGCCGAGGAATACCGTCTCAACGCGCGTCGCACCGAGATCGAACGCGAGATGACCGATCTTGCTCCCAAGATCGAGGGCGCGATCGCCGATAACCGCGACGATCTCGCGCGCGCCGGCATCGCGCGGCAGATGGATCTGGAGGCGCAGTTCGAGGTGCTCTCCCGCGCCATCGACGAGAACAACGAGAAGATCGAGCAATGCGTGACATCGCTGCGTGCGGTGCTGTCGGCGCTCCAGGACGCCGAGCAGCGCCGCGCCGATCTCGAAAAGAGCGAAGCACAGGCGAGCCATCAGGCCGCGACGTCGCCCCGGAAATCGGGCGGCAGCTCGGCGGCGGCGAAGGCCCTGCGGGCGGGCAGGGCGGTGGCGCGCGCCACCGGCGTACCGCCGGGCATTCCGTATTCCAGCGACATCGACGAGCTCAGCACGCTCCATCGCGACAGGGAGATTGCGGCGAGGCTGGCGCGGCTGAAGTCACGCTCCTGA
- a CDS encoding RidA family protein, which produces MKFHMISGGPKPVAPFSHAVETDGFVFVTGQMPDTPQTPGVLPDGIVAQTCAVMANLKVVLAGLDLGLEHVVMTRIYLTRFKEDYAAMNETYRSFFPPDSLPARTCVGVTGLAYDALIEIDLVCRRP; this is translated from the coding sequence GTGAAATTCCACATGATCAGCGGCGGACCGAAGCCGGTCGCGCCCTTCAGCCACGCCGTCGAGACCGATGGCTTTGTCTTCGTCACCGGCCAGATGCCGGATACGCCGCAAACGCCGGGCGTGCTGCCCGACGGCATCGTCGCGCAGACTTGTGCGGTGATGGCGAATTTGAAGGTGGTTCTGGCCGGTCTCGATCTCGGCCTTGAGCACGTCGTGATGACAAGGATTTATCTCACGCGTTTCAAGGAAGACTACGCCGCGATGAACGAGACCTACCGCAGCTTCTTTCCACCGGACAGCCTGCCGGCCCGCACCTGCGTCGGTGTCACCGGGCTCGCCTACGACGCGCTGATCGAGATCGATCTGGTGTGCCGGCGGCCATGA
- a CDS encoding flotillin family protein produces MFDIAVPAMIGVALIVVLGIVFTILYKRATRDEAFVRTGLGGKKVVLDGGAMILPIFHSYASVNLKTLRLTVERKERESLITKDRLRVDIVAEFYVRVRPDDESIALASQTLGALTNDAEALRNQVEAKFVDGLRSVAATMSILELQEKRSDFVKHVQATVESDVKSNGLELESVSLTKLDQTDVKFFNPENFFDAEGLTQLKTVTETRRRDRNAIVRDNEVAIAQKDLEARQQTLGIERTKKEAELSQERDIANKTASTRAEVATATQTARLTEENARIDTDRAVAEKEAGAKQVKETAVIESDLAINKRKTDAQREIQIATQENEIQIASKSKQTSEAVAEAKTAEALAVSAEEKVVTARAVEVADRARLTQVLAARTEAERKSTELIVAAEAEKKASLDRAEAVKTLATAEAESNKIKAVGVRNIGEAEAAVITMKNEAQNKLGSNVIDFEIAKKRIETMPSALAEMVKPIANLKDVRILHTGGAFGGNGAGGGNVGFGEGLAGELLKVHALRPMIDEILRQSGFAPGDDPVKALVGAVTGKSNGAAMPAPVAEKTNAADL; encoded by the coding sequence ATGTTCGACATCGCAGTCCCGGCCATGATCGGCGTCGCGCTGATCGTCGTCCTCGGGATCGTCTTTACCATCCTCTACAAGCGCGCGACCCGCGACGAGGCCTTCGTGCGCACCGGCCTCGGCGGCAAGAAAGTCGTGCTCGACGGCGGCGCTATGATCCTGCCGATCTTCCACTCCTATGCCAGCGTCAATCTGAAGACGCTACGCCTCACCGTCGAACGCAAGGAGCGGGAATCCCTGATCACCAAGGACCGCCTGCGCGTCGATATCGTCGCCGAATTCTACGTGCGCGTCCGCCCCGACGATGAGAGCATCGCGCTGGCGAGCCAGACGCTGGGAGCGTTGACCAACGATGCCGAGGCGCTGCGCAACCAGGTCGAAGCAAAGTTCGTCGACGGCTTGCGCTCGGTGGCGGCGACCATGAGCATCCTCGAGCTTCAGGAGAAGCGCTCGGACTTCGTCAAGCACGTGCAGGCCACGGTCGAGTCCGATGTGAAGTCGAACGGGCTCGAGCTTGAATCGGTGTCGCTGACCAAGCTGGACCAGACCGACGTCAAGTTCTTCAACCCCGAAAACTTCTTCGACGCCGAAGGTCTCACTCAATTGAAGACCGTCACCGAGACCCGCCGGCGCGACCGCAACGCCATCGTGCGCGACAACGAGGTGGCCATCGCGCAGAAGGACCTCGAGGCGCGGCAGCAGACGCTCGGGATCGAGCGGACCAAGAAGGAGGCCGAGCTCTCCCAGGAGCGCGACATCGCCAACAAGACCGCGAGCACCCGGGCCGAGGTCGCAACCGCAACCCAGACCGCGCGCCTGACCGAGGAGAACGCACGCATCGATACCGATCGTGCCGTTGCCGAGAAGGAGGCCGGTGCCAAGCAGGTCAAGGAAACGGCAGTCATCGAATCGGATCTGGCGATCAACAAGCGCAAGACCGATGCGCAGCGCGAGATCCAGATCGCCACGCAGGAGAACGAGATCCAGATCGCGTCCAAGAGCAAGCAGACCTCGGAGGCCGTCGCCGAGGCCAAGACGGCCGAAGCGCTTGCCGTCTCCGCTGAGGAAAAGGTGGTGACGGCGCGCGCCGTCGAGGTCGCCGACCGCGCCCGTCTCACCCAGGTGCTCGCCGCGCGTACCGAGGCCGAGCGCAAATCGACCGAACTGATCGTCGCGGCCGAGGCCGAGAAGAAGGCGTCGCTCGATCGCGCCGAGGCCGTCAAGACGCTGGCCACTGCGGAGGCCGAGTCCAACAAGATCAAGGCGGTCGGCGTCAGGAATATCGGTGAAGCGGAAGCTGCCGTCATCACCATGAAGAACGAGGCGCAGAACAAGCTCGGCAGCAACGTCATCGATTTCGAGATCGCCAAGAAGCGGATCGAGACGATGCCGTCGGCGCTGGCCGAGATGGTGAAGCCGATCGCCAACCTCAAGGACGTCCGCATCCTGCACACCGGCGGCGCATTTGGCGGTAACGGTGCGGGCGGAGGCAATGTCGGCTTCGGTGAAGGGCTTGCCGGCGAGCTGCTGAAGGTGCACGCGCTGCGTCCGATGATCGACGAGATCCTGCGCCAGAGCGGCTTTGCGCCCGGCGATGATCCCGTGAAGGCGCTGGTCGGCGCCGTGACGGGCAAGAGCAACGGTGCCGCGATGCCCGCGCCCGTGGCGGAGAAAACAAACGCCGCCGATCTATGA
- a CDS encoding helix-turn-helix domain-containing protein — MGQFLLVDSRKLDGFEGLQQAVHGSHVDVMQLGRGRLRGTLSHVGIGDFSLSIGTFNVGMRTQRVSSDDKLIIGMLLAAEERVTHWSFDMGLNDVLVIPPLLEHDGVFFGASAYAAMRFDLNDVASLFGGEPRLSDPETWRSRGHFRADLDSGAIASRRLVRIMSHLRTYKAGLTPSTADFWTRSIVECMAANVMSSLPPDDTGWLPSARRLIRRVEEYLEDTGTRPVHVSEICAALGVSRRTLHRAFQEVFGLGPVSFLRHKRLCAVHSILHESAPGSTTVAAVAMQQGFYELGRFSQYYLAMFGERPSQTLAVGAGPRLRVQAPEPEL; from the coding sequence ATGGGGCAATTCCTCCTGGTTGATTCGCGTAAGCTCGACGGCTTCGAAGGTCTTCAGCAGGCCGTCCACGGCTCGCATGTCGACGTGATGCAACTCGGCCGCGGGCGGCTGCGCGGAACGCTGTCCCATGTCGGCATCGGCGATTTCTCCCTCAGCATCGGCACGTTCAACGTCGGCATGCGCACGCAGCGCGTCTCGAGCGACGACAAGCTGATCATCGGGATGCTGCTCGCGGCCGAAGAGCGCGTCACCCACTGGTCTTTCGACATGGGCCTCAACGACGTGCTCGTGATTCCGCCGCTGCTCGAGCATGACGGCGTCTTCTTCGGCGCGTCCGCTTACGCGGCCATGCGCTTCGACCTCAACGACGTGGCCTCGCTGTTCGGCGGCGAACCGAGGTTGAGCGACCCCGAAACCTGGCGCAGCCGCGGACATTTCCGGGCAGACCTCGATAGTGGCGCCATCGCCTCACGTCGCCTGGTCCGGATCATGTCGCATCTGCGTACCTACAAGGCCGGCCTGACACCGTCGACCGCCGACTTCTGGACGCGATCGATCGTGGAGTGCATGGCGGCCAATGTCATGTCGTCTCTGCCGCCTGACGACACCGGCTGGCTGCCTTCGGCAAGGCGGCTGATCCGCCGGGTCGAGGAGTATCTCGAAGATACCGGCACGCGCCCGGTGCATGTGTCGGAGATCTGCGCCGCCCTCGGGGTGTCGCGCCGCACCCTGCATCGCGCATTTCAAGAGGTGTTCGGTTTGGGCCCGGTCAGCTTCCTCAGGCACAAGCGCCTGTGCGCCGTTCATTCCATTCTGCATGAGAGCGCGCCGGGCTCGACGACCGTGGCCGCTGTCGCCATGCAGCAGGGCTTCTACGAGCTCGGGCGATTCTCGCAGTATTACCTTGCGATGTTCGGGGAGCGTCCGTCGCAGACCCTGGCAGTAGGAGCCGGTCCTCGCCTGAGGGTCCAAGCCCCCGAGCCTGAACTATAA
- a CDS encoding OB-fold-containig protein: MSALLEHVMMPEVRPFAIAAAMILIVGSIEVVSMLVGASLSEMLGTNIDFGHPSDNGVINAISWINVGGVPLLIFLLLLLGAFSITGFLIQDIARMVAGPLPTTLASVGAVAASIPLVRGASRAIARVIPKDESYAVGLGDLVGRVGEVVIGPLDQGPPGRVSVADIHGNRHFVWAVAAPSSSPLPQGTMVLLVDRADTRFVAVKADDELKPSKPPLSS, from the coding sequence ATGAGCGCTCTGCTCGAACACGTCATGATGCCGGAGGTCAGGCCGTTCGCGATCGCGGCGGCCATGATCCTCATCGTCGGCTCGATCGAGGTGGTCTCGATGCTGGTCGGCGCTTCGCTGAGCGAGATGCTCGGCACCAACATCGATTTTGGTCACCCCAGCGACAATGGCGTGATCAATGCCATCTCCTGGATCAATGTCGGCGGCGTGCCGCTGTTGATCTTCCTGCTGCTGCTGCTCGGCGCCTTCTCCATCACCGGCTTCCTGATCCAGGACATCGCGCGGATGGTGGCTGGTCCCTTGCCGACGACGCTCGCCTCGGTCGGGGCGGTCGCCGCCTCGATTCCGCTGGTCCGCGGCGCGAGCCGGGCGATCGCGCGGGTCATCCCCAAGGATGAAAGCTACGCCGTCGGCCTCGGCGATCTCGTGGGCCGCGTCGGCGAGGTCGTCATCGGTCCACTCGATCAGGGGCCGCCCGGCCGCGTCAGCGTCGCCGACATTCACGGCAACCGCCATTTCGTCTGGGCGGTCGCCGCACCATCGTCATCGCCCCTGCCGCAGGGAACCATGGTCCTGCTGGTCGATCGCGCCGACACCCGCTTCGTGGCGGTGAAGGCCGACGATGAACTCAAGCCGTCCAAACCACCTCTAAGCAGCTAG
- a CDS encoding TolC family outer membrane protein: MHGVKLFTGAAVSVLLLALAGPTPALADTIEAALVRAYQNNPQLNAQRAQVRSTDENVPQALSGYRPRVALSANGGYQYQDTLAAPGPGNVPINGPTVPRSVGVTVSQTLYNGNITANRTRAAESQVSGSREALRSLDQSVLLQGATTYMDYLRDSATLEVQRSNVRVLEQTLKQTRDRFNVGEVTRTDVAQSEAQLAAGKTQALTAEANLTTTRANFRRIIGNEPTNLAPGSPVDRFLPPSLAAAVELGLVEHPNVTAAMFGIDVNFLQVKVAEGALLPTVSLQVAATQGNEQSLIQYRAFNASAIAQANWQLYDGGNSYSLIRQSKENLAQQRLNLETTRDQTRATVVQWWGSLQAGKAQVQSAQAQVTASEIALNGVREEAKAGQRTTLDVLNAQQALVNARVALVTAQHDRVVASYQVLAAVGRLSPQVLGLATTVYDASVHYHQVRDSWAGVRTPDGR; this comes from the coding sequence ATGCATGGGGTGAAGCTGTTCACCGGAGCTGCAGTTTCGGTCCTGCTGCTGGCGCTTGCCGGGCCGACGCCTGCCTTGGCGGACACCATCGAGGCCGCGCTGGTGCGCGCCTATCAGAACAATCCGCAGCTCAACGCGCAGCGCGCCCAGGTGCGCTCGACCGACGAGAACGTGCCGCAGGCCTTGTCGGGCTATCGCCCCCGGGTCGCGCTGTCGGCGAACGGCGGCTATCAATATCAGGATACGCTGGCCGCGCCGGGGCCGGGCAACGTACCCATCAACGGGCCCACCGTTCCCCGCAGCGTCGGCGTGACCGTTTCTCAAACGCTCTACAACGGCAACATCACCGCCAACAGAACGCGCGCTGCGGAGAGCCAGGTCTCCGGATCCCGCGAAGCGCTGCGCAGCCTCGATCAAAGTGTGCTGCTCCAGGGCGCCACGACCTATATGGACTATCTGCGCGATTCCGCCACTCTCGAAGTCCAGCGCAGCAACGTGCGCGTGCTCGAGCAGACGTTGAAGCAGACGCGTGATCGCTTCAACGTCGGCGAAGTGACGCGCACCGACGTTGCGCAATCAGAAGCGCAGCTGGCTGCCGGCAAGACCCAGGCGCTCACGGCCGAAGCGAACCTCACCACGACGCGCGCGAACTTCCGCCGCATCATCGGCAACGAGCCCACGAATCTTGCGCCGGGCTCGCCTGTCGATCGCTTCCTGCCTCCCTCACTCGCCGCGGCAGTCGAGCTCGGCCTGGTCGAGCATCCCAACGTCACGGCCGCGATGTTCGGCATCGACGTCAATTTCTTGCAGGTCAAGGTCGCCGAAGGGGCGCTGCTGCCGACGGTCTCATTGCAGGTTGCCGCCACGCAGGGGAACGAACAGTCCTTGATCCAATACAGGGCCTTCAACGCTTCCGCGATCGCGCAGGCCAACTGGCAGCTCTACGATGGTGGCAATTCATACTCGCTGATCCGCCAGTCCAAGGAAAACCTGGCGCAGCAGCGTCTCAACCTCGAAACGACCCGCGACCAGACCCGCGCGACGGTCGTGCAGTGGTGGGGTTCGTTACAGGCCGGCAAGGCGCAGGTGCAGTCCGCGCAGGCACAGGTCACGGCGTCCGAGATCGCGCTGAACGGCGTGCGTGAGGAAGCCAAGGCCGGTCAGCGCACCACGCTCGACGTGCTCAACGCACAGCAGGCACTGGTCAATGCGCGCGTCGCACTGGTCACCGCCCAGCACGATCGCGTGGTCGCGTCCTATCAGGTCCTGGCCGCCGTCGGCCGTCTGTCGCCACAGGTCCTCGGCCTCGCGACCACGGTTTACGATGCGAGCGTTCACTACCATCAGGTCCGCGACAGCTGGGCCGGCGTGCGCACGCCTGACGGACGCTAA
- a CDS encoding protein-L-isoaspartate O-methyltransferase, giving the protein MSGFSTARLKMVDGQVRTNDVTDRRVLDAMLTVPREAFVPVARQALAYLDLDLDVSEGGAKRFLIKPQLTGKLLQAAEIGEGDNVLVVGCATGYLAALAAKLAGQVTATDCDSALVAKAKDACASLGLGNVTCKAAACTDGDPSAAPYDVIILNGAVEVTPEALLGQLKEGGRLVGVSAESRPPRAMIVTHTHGEFGRRALFDAAAPVLPGLERAAAFVF; this is encoded by the coding sequence ATGTCCGGTTTCTCGACCGCGCGCCTAAAAATGGTCGATGGCCAGGTGCGCACCAATGACGTCACCGATCGCCGTGTTCTCGACGCCATGCTCACGGTTCCGCGCGAGGCGTTCGTGCCGGTTGCCAGGCAGGCACTGGCCTATCTCGACCTCGATCTCGACGTGAGCGAGGGCGGCGCCAAGCGTTTCCTGATCAAGCCGCAGCTGACCGGCAAGCTGCTTCAGGCCGCCGAAATCGGCGAGGGCGACAACGTGCTGGTGGTCGGCTGCGCCACGGGCTACCTCGCTGCGCTGGCGGCCAAGCTCGCCGGTCAGGTCACCGCGACGGATTGTGATTCGGCCCTGGTTGCGAAGGCCAAGGATGCTTGCGCCAGCCTCGGGCTCGGCAACGTCACTTGCAAGGCAGCGGCCTGCACCGATGGGGATCCCTCCGCCGCTCCCTATGACGTCATTATCCTCAACGGCGCCGTCGAGGTGACGCCCGAGGCGCTGCTCGGGCAGCTCAAGGAGGGCGGGCGACTCGTGGGGGTGTCTGCCGAATCCAGGCCGCCCCGGGCCATGATCGTGACCCATACCCACGGTGAATTTGGCCGTCGGGCGCTGTTCGATGCCGCAGCTCCGGTGCTTCCCGGGCTGGAACGGGCCGCCGCTTTCGTCTTCTGA